The nucleotide window CCTAGTTTATTCTTAGGTGTTCCTAACGATGAAGTGTTTTCTCTTTTACCTAGTCATAAAATGGTTAAAGAGGGCAGAGGACTGGAAGCATTAGATTTATCTATCAAAGGGAGTTGGAATGGGTAAGGTTTGGGGTTATTGTTCTATCCTTCTTTTTGTTCATTAATTTAAGTGGGATTAAAGCTTTAGGCAAACTAGATAGCAATATTAGTACATATTTGTTTTGGATATTACTATCAATCTCCTTAATATTAATTATTAGTGAAAGGAACATGATTGGTGCTCTTTTTGTATTTCTATGTAGTGGTATTTATGGTTTAGTGGTTTTAGGCTCACCATTAGTTCCCAAAAGTAATGCTGCATTTAGTGGGTTATTCCCTGCATCAACTGGTATTTTGGGGCAAATTGGTGTCAGGCACCTCATATCGGGAATGAACCACCTGAGTTTAAGAAATAATAGTTGAGAAATTCATGCATAACGATAGGGGAACATTCGTTCTTTTTCTTTTGTTTTATGCTACAATCTAATAGGATAATGTTCTTTTAGGGAGAGGTCGGCTAGCCCCGATGAAAGGGGGTGATGCCTATGAGTATGTATGAGAGTCTACAAGTGCTGTTTGGTTTCGGCACCTTCTTAATTGCATTGCTCGCATTGGTCATAACTTTGATCAATAGAAAATAGACCTCC belongs to Bacillaceae bacterium S4-13-56 and includes:
- a CDS encoding putative holin-like toxin produces the protein MYESLQVLFGFGTFLIALLALVITLINRK